A stretch of Halocalculus aciditolerans DNA encodes these proteins:
- a CDS encoding HIT family protein: MSDDCIFCAIADGDIPGRIVHETDTTLAFLDANPLAPGHTLVIPKAHHERLNDTPPELAADVMTALREVTIAVEAAVDADASNVAFNNGEAAGQEVPHLHGHVIPRFENDGGHPIHAIAGDTPDFDDDELDAIAADVEAEL, from the coding sequence ATGAGCGACGACTGCATCTTCTGCGCCATCGCCGACGGCGACATCCCCGGTCGCATCGTCCACGAGACCGACACCACGCTCGCGTTCCTCGACGCGAACCCGCTCGCCCCCGGCCACACGCTCGTAATTCCGAAAGCCCACCACGAACGCCTCAACGACACGCCGCCCGAACTCGCCGCCGACGTCATGACCGCGCTCCGCGAGGTCACCATCGCCGTCGAGGCCGCCGTCGACGCCGACGCCTCCAACGTCGCGTTCAACAACGGCGAAGCCGCCGGCCAGGAAGTCCCGCACCTCCACGGCCACGTCATCCCGCGCTTCGAGAACGACGGCGGCCACCCCATCCACGCTATCGCCGGCGACACCCCCGACTTCGACGACGACGAACTCGACGCCATCGCCGCCGACGTCGAAGCCGAACTCTGA
- a CDS encoding ParA family protein: MPRTAAVVGTAGGVGATRLAVESAASLAAAGRDAAVVDVAFATQGLARHVDGRIDADTAALLADSARPAADAAHELDIDTPGSVTLYPTYAPFTTLASASAPNAAATLGDRLDELDADHVLVDTPPVLANPAIASVDAADAVALVAPGGERGADAVARTRGRLADVDASADLLVANRAPDTPLDADVAIPTADAADTERFAYETPRAPFSLAVGELAEALFDVDLALPDEPGLVDRAKTALK; the protein is encoded by the coding sequence ATGCCTCGAACTGCCGCGGTCGTCGGGACGGCGGGCGGCGTCGGTGCGACGCGACTCGCCGTCGAGTCCGCCGCCTCGCTCGCCGCCGCCGGCCGCGACGCCGCCGTCGTCGACGTCGCGTTCGCCACGCAGGGTCTCGCGCGCCACGTCGACGGCCGCATCGACGCCGACACCGCCGCCCTCCTCGCTGACTCCGCTCGCCCGGCCGCGGACGCCGCACACGAACTCGACATCGACACGCCCGGGTCGGTGACGCTCTACCCGACGTACGCGCCGTTCACGACGCTCGCGTCCGCGAGCGCGCCGAACGCCGCCGCGACGCTCGGCGACCGACTCGACGAACTCGACGCCGACCACGTGCTCGTCGACACGCCGCCCGTCCTCGCCAACCCCGCCATCGCCAGCGTCGACGCCGCCGACGCCGTCGCGCTCGTCGCACCCGGCGGCGAACGCGGCGCCGACGCCGTCGCGCGCACCCGCGGCCGCCTCGCCGACGTCGACGCCAGCGCCGACCTCCTCGTCGCCAACCGCGCGCCCGACACGCCGCTCGACGCCGACGTCGCGATCCCGACCGCCGACGCCGCCGATACCGAACGGTTCGCCTACGAGACGCCGCGCGCTCCCTTCTCCCTCGCCGTCGGCGAACTCGCCGAAGCGCTCTTCGACGTCGACCTCGCGCTCCCCGACGAGCCCGGACTCGTCGACCGCGCGAAAACCGCGCTCAAGTAG
- a CDS encoding DUF7858 family protein produces the protein MGLADLAAGLEVTARQEDRGVATVDARDTPLAERLAPYAEDLPCSLDAAAALLDGYGGGTSVGGAASAAGVPPTTAAKTLHLLGVEGITPLSPLAREVVRDWLDGRLSRTDAVELAGCEEAEFALGVYVETHDPLPGARAVANGVALGGDAAVAKRDALADTLPTDLG, from the coding sequence ATGGGACTCGCGGACCTGGCAGCCGGTCTGGAAGTGACGGCGCGGCAGGAGGACCGCGGCGTGGCGACGGTGGACGCGCGGGACACGCCGCTCGCGGAGCGCCTCGCGCCGTACGCAGAGGACCTGCCGTGCTCGCTGGACGCGGCGGCGGCGCTCCTCGACGGCTACGGCGGCGGGACCAGTGTCGGCGGTGCGGCGTCGGCGGCGGGCGTGCCGCCGACGACCGCCGCGAAGACGCTCCACTTACTCGGCGTCGAGGGTATCACGCCGCTCTCGCCGCTCGCCCGCGAGGTCGTCCGCGACTGGCTCGACGGTCGACTGTCGCGGACGGACGCGGTCGAGCTCGCGGGCTGCGAGGAGGCCGAGTTCGCGCTCGGCGTCTACGTGGAGACACACGACCCGCTGCCGGGGGCGCGGGCGGTGGCGAACGGGGTGGCGCTCGGCGGGGACGCGGCGGTGGCGAAGCGGGACGCGCTCGCGGACACGCTCCCGACGGACCTCGGCTGA
- a CDS encoding transcription initiation factor IIB has protein sequence MSQARTCPECDGPVRTDSTETVCTQCGLVVAEDAIDRGPEWRSFQDGPNRERTGAPLTRSRHDRGLSTEIGRQTRVKGRKRRRLARMRREHNRARIATKQDRNTVYAFTEIRRVVSQLSLPYDVRDQACALYDSARNEDLLRGRSLEGFAAAAVYAVCRQRGVARTVDEVLDVARADRREFRAAYDAMNRELGLPTGPIDPRDYLPRFASELGLDAAVERHARRLLLDLEADTNLAGRNPGGVAAACLYTASRDTESPVTQADAAAAAGVTPVTLRATYADLQD, from the coding sequence ATGAGTCAGGCACGAACCTGTCCCGAATGCGACGGCCCCGTTCGCACCGACAGCACCGAAACCGTCTGCACGCAGTGCGGGCTCGTCGTCGCCGAAGACGCCATCGACCGCGGCCCCGAATGGCGGAGCTTCCAGGACGGCCCGAACCGCGAACGCACCGGCGCGCCGCTCACGCGCAGCCGCCACGACCGCGGCCTCAGCACCGAAATCGGCCGTCAGACCCGAGTGAAAGGTCGGAAGCGGCGGCGGCTCGCCCGGATGCGCCGCGAACACAACCGCGCGCGCATCGCCACCAAACAGGACCGCAACACCGTCTACGCGTTCACCGAAATCCGCCGCGTCGTCTCACAGCTCTCACTCCCCTACGACGTCCGCGACCAGGCCTGCGCGCTCTACGACTCCGCGCGGAACGAAGACCTCCTCCGCGGCCGCTCGCTCGAAGGGTTCGCGGCCGCCGCGGTCTACGCCGTCTGCCGCCAGCGCGGCGTCGCGCGGACCGTCGACGAAGTGCTCGACGTCGCGCGCGCCGACCGCAGGGAGTTCCGCGCCGCCTACGACGCGATGAACCGAGAACTCGGCCTGCCGACCGGCCCCATCGACCCCCGCGACTACCTCCCGCGGTTCGCCAGCGAACTCGGCCTCGACGCCGCCGTCGAACGCCACGCTCGCCGCCTCCTCTTGGACTTAGAGGCGGACACGAACCTCGCGGGTCGGAACCCCGGTGGCGTCGCCGCCGCCTGCCTATACACCGCATCTCGCGATACGGAATCACCGGTGACGCAGGCCGACGCCGCGGCCGCCGCCGGCGTCACCCCCGTCACCCTCCGCGCCACCTACGCCGACTTACAGGACTGA
- a CDS encoding MinD/ParA family ATP-binding protein, protein MILAVTGGKGGVGKSTVALNLAAELDAVLVDGDLAMADLPVGSGPDLHDVLAGRAAPFEAVQRLGEVLVLPCGRSLAGARAADPRALGGVLGDLAATHGDVVVDCAAGLKADVGVPLAAADACVLVTLPGVPAVADGVRARELAVRFGAGVAAVALNRSDGVALEPVERALGGRAVALPESRALAAAVRDGRPARTVEAGTAAVEAVRELGRVVQSCKSA, encoded by the coding sequence GTGATTCTGGCAGTCACGGGCGGCAAGGGCGGCGTCGGGAAGTCAACGGTCGCGCTCAACCTCGCGGCGGAGCTCGACGCGGTGCTGGTCGACGGCGACCTCGCGATGGCCGACCTCCCGGTAGGGAGCGGCCCGGACCTCCACGACGTGCTGGCGGGGCGCGCCGCGCCCTTCGAGGCGGTGCAGCGACTCGGCGAGGTGCTCGTGCTCCCCTGCGGGCGGTCGCTCGCCGGGGCGCGGGCGGCCGACCCGCGGGCGCTCGGTGGCGTGCTCGGCGACCTGGCGGCGACGCACGGCGACGTGGTCGTGGACTGTGCGGCGGGGTTGAAGGCCGACGTCGGCGTACCGCTCGCGGCGGCTGACGCCTGCGTGCTCGTCACGCTCCCCGGCGTGCCGGCGGTCGCGGACGGCGTCCGGGCACGCGAACTCGCCGTCCGGTTCGGCGCGGGCGTGGCGGCGGTCGCGCTCAACCGGAGTGACGGTGTGGCGCTCGAACCGGTCGAGCGCGCGCTCGGCGGGCGAGCGGTGGCGCTGCCGGAGTCGCGGGCGCTCGCCGCGGCGGTGCGAGACGGACGGCCGGCTCGAACGGTCGAGGCGGGAACCGCGGCGGTAGAAGCGGTGCGGGAGCTCGGGCGGGTCGTTCAGTCCTGTAAGTCGGCGTAG
- a CDS encoding DUF7857 domain-containing protein, whose amino-acid sequence MDVETWTQRVGGVTFVSATVTNEGERRRVRVAAGVEPVWPPRRHGVPRAGWDDDGFEGVVGREETLVLGFATPARAANPVEVAWTEPAGGEREDEQPVAALGDPRPPRDAVPTPRVVPEAVDSWLDAAATRVETAQAEPADREALRRVAARARAALRGATAEGES is encoded by the coding sequence ATGGACGTAGAGACGTGGACGCAGCGGGTCGGCGGCGTGACGTTCGTGAGCGCGACGGTGACGAACGAGGGGGAGCGACGGCGGGTGCGGGTCGCGGCCGGCGTGGAGCCGGTGTGGCCGCCGCGGCGACACGGGGTGCCGCGCGCCGGCTGGGACGACGATGGCTTCGAGGGCGTCGTCGGCCGCGAGGAGACGCTGGTGCTCGGGTTCGCGACACCGGCGCGCGCGGCGAACCCCGTCGAAGTGGCGTGGACGGAGCCGGCCGGGGGCGAGCGCGAGGACGAACAGCCGGTGGCTGCGCTGGGTGACCCGCGGCCGCCGCGCGACGCCGTGCCGACGCCGCGAGTCGTCCCGGAGGCCGTGGATTCGTGGCTGGACGCGGCGGCGACGCGCGTCGAGACAGCGCAGGCGGAGCCGGCCGACCGGGAGGCGCTGCGGCGGGTCGCGGCGCGCGCGAGGGCCGCGCTCCGCGGGGCGACTGCGGAGGGCGAGTCGTGA
- a CDS encoding DUF7856 family protein — protein sequence MRLRFAGATWRGRAVDLRGSGVDAAAVYRAIRDRGDDRVRSRAPGPVHEHVGLLTSEREFSREACHAAVARSRGLGRSERVVEATRPDDPADARRAVAAATAAVEGRREDVSRARGRLEARRAIGAPTAAARDDLRAAARALSEAETERAAAEEALASARRRARGQRDERAAALRAVDGRRNERKRLAAAVADAIAAARRAVPDCGLTPQLAAVRAARVSAPVVLVGGPFDRATRAAACLDAPVVLADPP from the coding sequence GTGAGACTCCGGTTCGCCGGGGCGACCTGGCGCGGGCGCGCGGTCGACCTTCGAGGGAGCGGCGTCGACGCCGCCGCGGTGTACCGGGCGATTCGGGACCGGGGCGACGACCGCGTCCGGTCGCGCGCTCCCGGGCCCGTCCACGAGCACGTCGGCCTCCTCACGAGCGAGCGCGAATTCTCGCGGGAGGCGTGTCACGCGGCGGTCGCTCGGTCGCGCGGCCTCGGTCGTTCCGAGCGCGTCGTCGAAGCGACGCGCCCCGACGACCCGGCGGACGCGCGGCGGGCCGTCGCGGCGGCGACCGCAGCGGTCGAAGGACGGCGCGAGGACGTCTCGCGGGCGCGCGGGCGACTCGAAGCGCGGCGGGCGATCGGCGCGCCGACGGCGGCGGCGCGGGACGACCTCCGGGCGGCGGCTCGCGCGCTGAGCGAGGCGGAGACCGAGCGCGCAGCCGCAGAAGAAGCGTTGGCGTCCGCGCGGCGGCGGGCGCGCGGGCAGCGAGACGAGCGCGCCGCGGCGCTCCGAGCCGTCGACGGCCGGCGGAACGAGCGGAAGCGACTCGCGGCCGCGGTCGCGGACGCGATAGCGGCCGCTCGGCGGGCGGTCCCCGACTGCGGGCTAACGCCGCAGCTCGCGGCCGTGCGTGCCGCTCGCGTGAGCGCGCCCGTCGTGCTCGTCGGCGGACCGTTCGACCGGGCGACGCGCGCCGCCGCCTGCCTCGACGCGCCGGTCGTCCTCGCGGACCCGCCGTAG
- a CDS encoding DUF7855 family protein translates to MLLVVTYSRPARQALRNTCNRHEDVVVRRFGRAALFDATELGAFLALRLREGYGGDVQVEATRPFNEFSGAPEAVREAAMAYADRDSASTPYHAFRAGTEYPSVAAMRDRDL, encoded by the coding sequence GTGTTACTCGTCGTGACGTACAGTCGGCCGGCGCGGCAGGCGCTCCGGAACACCTGCAACCGCCACGAGGACGTCGTCGTGCGGCGGTTCGGTCGGGCGGCGCTCTTCGACGCGACGGAGCTGGGCGCGTTCCTCGCACTCCGGCTACGAGAGGGGTACGGCGGTGACGTGCAGGTGGAGGCGACGCGGCCGTTCAACGAGTTCTCCGGCGCGCCCGAGGCGGTGCGGGAGGCGGCGATGGCCTACGCGGACCGCGATTCGGCGAGCACGCCGTACCACGCCTTCCGCGCGGGCACGGAGTACCCGTCGGTGGCGGCGATGCGGGATCGGGACCTGTGA
- a CDS encoding cell division protein FtsA — MAKGLDVGTMNIISARQEGGDTVFVQQRNSFVELDYSDMAEQMLSRSDVLHIKKGDKVYVVGDDALNFANIFNRETRRPMKHGIISADEKSAIPMIKLIIEQVVGEPTHEGEPLFFSTPADPMDSDATTLYHQKTLESILGQMGYEPEPINEGMSVIYSELANQDFTGLGISFGAGMTNVCLAYYAVPVMTFSIARGGDWIDEQAATATGTPVDKVTSTKEDDFTLNFESDVGGIEGALSIYYDNLLDYVIENIAREVDDEDVEEGLDVPVVVTGGTSSPDGFEKLFRERFNEADIPFNISGVRRAREPMYSVARGALVAARSEEGDTGGDGDADAEEVEAED, encoded by the coding sequence ATGGCCAAAGGACTCGACGTCGGGACGATGAACATCATCTCTGCCCGACAGGAAGGCGGCGACACCGTCTTCGTCCAGCAGCGAAACTCCTTCGTCGAACTCGACTACAGCGACATGGCGGAGCAGATGCTCTCCCGCAGCGACGTCCTCCACATCAAGAAGGGGGATAAGGTCTACGTCGTCGGCGACGACGCGCTGAACTTCGCGAACATCTTCAACCGCGAGACCCGCCGCCCGATGAAGCACGGCATCATCTCCGCGGACGAGAAGTCCGCGATTCCGATGATCAAACTCATCATCGAGCAGGTCGTCGGCGAACCCACGCACGAGGGCGAACCGCTCTTCTTCTCCACGCCCGCCGACCCGATGGACTCCGACGCGACGACGCTCTACCACCAGAAGACCCTCGAATCCATCCTCGGCCAGATGGGCTACGAGCCCGAACCAATCAACGAGGGGATGAGCGTCATCTACTCCGAGCTCGCGAACCAGGACTTCACGGGCCTCGGCATCTCCTTCGGCGCGGGCATGACGAACGTCTGCCTCGCCTACTACGCCGTTCCCGTCATGACGTTCTCCATCGCCCGCGGCGGCGACTGGATCGACGAGCAGGCCGCGACCGCGACCGGCACCCCCGTCGATAAGGTCACCTCCACGAAGGAAGACGACTTCACCCTCAACTTCGAGAGCGACGTCGGCGGCATCGAAGGCGCGCTCTCCATCTACTACGACAACCTCCTCGACTACGTCATCGAGAACATCGCGCGCGAAGTCGACGACGAAGACGTCGAAGAAGGCCTCGACGTCCCCGTCGTCGTTACCGGCGGCACCTCCAGCCCCGACGGCTTCGAGAAACTCTTCCGCGAACGCTTCAACGAAGCCGACATCCCCTTCAACATCAGCGGCGTCCGCCGCGCCCGCGAACCCATGTACAGCGTCGCCCGCGGTGCGCTCGTCGCCGCCCGCTCCGAAGAAGGCGACACCGGCGGCGACGGCGACGCCGACGCCGAAGAAGTCGAAGCCGAAGACTGA
- a CDS encoding DUF7139 domain-containing protein: MSQSVESAVGERLVALYRRYVGEPDRLRDVYLGFGLFFGGIALGALGLLVFLVGNTYADTTLVFYQFREVAIALVGVGAPAFFMSIPVLLPVGRKTQYAAAAGGVVTLVAVGIFAWAYPYHWNVAGRDESVLGVSTYAVGLAVMVAAIGSSLVTDYIERQNASDGSASASSAERSDGDGGAASATESVSSADVERDIEEAMRDADLSWGGVKKENTKRLKVKTDEGEAGIDRANFDDVGANERREGGGGVDDAVNSLNSFRGGQQKEERSEDTTDDQADKLKQLRQRQQAEQEKEAAEEGLVGKLKRKFS, from the coding sequence ATGAGTCAGAGTGTCGAGAGCGCGGTGGGCGAACGCCTCGTCGCGCTCTACCGGCGGTACGTCGGGGAGCCCGACCGGCTCCGCGACGTCTACCTCGGATTCGGCCTGTTCTTCGGCGGCATCGCCCTCGGCGCGCTCGGACTGCTCGTCTTCCTCGTCGGGAACACGTACGCGGACACCACCCTCGTCTTCTACCAGTTCCGCGAGGTCGCCATCGCGCTCGTCGGCGTCGGCGCGCCCGCGTTCTTCATGAGCATCCCCGTCCTCCTGCCGGTCGGCCGGAAGACGCAGTACGCGGCCGCCGCCGGCGGCGTCGTCACCCTCGTCGCCGTCGGCATCTTCGCCTGGGCGTACCCCTACCACTGGAACGTCGCCGGCCGCGACGAGTCCGTGCTCGGCGTGAGCACGTACGCCGTCGGGCTCGCCGTCATGGTGGCCGCAATCGGCTCCTCGCTCGTCACCGACTACATCGAACGGCAGAACGCGTCCGACGGAAGCGCGAGCGCGTCGTCCGCCGAGCGTTCGGACGGCGACGGCGGCGCGGCGAGCGCCACCGAATCCGTTTCCTCCGCGGACGTCGAACGCGACATCGAGGAAGCGATGCGGGACGCCGACCTCTCCTGGGGCGGCGTCAAGAAGGAGAACACGAAGCGCTTGAAAGTCAAGACGGACGAGGGCGAAGCCGGCATCGACCGCGCGAACTTCGACGACGTCGGCGCGAACGAGCGCCGCGAGGGCGGCGGCGGCGTCGACGACGCCGTGAACTCGCTCAACTCCTTCCGCGGCGGCCAGCAGAAAGAAGAGCGGAGCGAGGACACCACCGACGACCAGGCGGACAAACTGAAGCAGCTCCGGCAGCGCCAGCAGGCCGAACAGGAGAAGGAAGCCGCCGAAGAAGGCCTCGTCGGGAAGCTGAAACGGAAGTTCTCCTGA
- a CDS encoding DUF7854 family protein has product MDRISALRNVEDALTAYESGECDLARTEERVLTVLRSYATDFDDAALASYRASGPGVDGVVVAAESESEARARVRAVTGTSEEFDVTEL; this is encoded by the coding sequence ATGGACCGAATCAGCGCGCTCCGGAACGTCGAGGACGCGCTCACCGCCTACGAGTCGGGCGAGTGCGACCTCGCCCGCACCGAAGAGCGCGTCCTCACCGTCCTCCGGTCGTACGCCACCGACTTCGACGACGCCGCGCTCGCGAGCTACCGCGCGAGCGGCCCCGGCGTCGACGGCGTCGTCGTGGCCGCGGAGAGCGAATCCGAAGCGCGAGCGCGCGTCCGCGCCGTCACCGGGACCAGCGAGGAGTTCGACGTCACCGAGCTCTGA
- a CDS encoding iron-containing alcohol dehydrogenase family protein, whose protein sequence is MPHSFRFEYESPTIRFGAGSVSGLADELAAAGASNALVVTGTSVGANDDVMDPVRAGLGDALAGVFAETTPEKLLSTALDGVDVFERADADSVVAVGGGSSLDVARAVCALAVTDDRDAAVDTYAETHALPVPDAALPPMAVVPTTLAGADLSFGGGLNATDPDITRTPISGGLSDPALTPTAAFYDPELVATTPRRVLASSAMNGFDKGVEAIYTTAHTPVTDATAVRGVRRLTETLPGLGPDAGETDYAGILEGILLVQYGIKRPDGSGLGLVHAFGHGLTAHSAVQQGSAHAITAPHALAYLLEQTDARRDVLADALGVDSDGIVDAVAAVRDSLGLPTRLRDVDDVSESSLDAIAESTHADGLLDNLPAGVDPTVADLRGVLEDAW, encoded by the coding sequence ATGCCTCACTCCTTCCGGTTCGAGTACGAGTCGCCGACGATTCGGTTCGGCGCGGGGTCGGTGTCGGGGCTCGCGGACGAACTCGCGGCCGCGGGCGCGTCGAACGCGCTCGTCGTCACGGGGACGTCCGTGGGCGCGAACGACGACGTGATGGACCCGGTGAGGGCCGGACTGGGGGACGCGCTCGCGGGCGTGTTCGCGGAGACGACGCCGGAGAAACTGCTCTCCACCGCGCTCGACGGCGTCGACGTCTTCGAGCGCGCGGACGCGGACTCCGTGGTCGCCGTCGGCGGCGGGAGCAGTCTCGACGTCGCACGCGCCGTCTGCGCGCTCGCCGTCACCGACGACCGCGACGCCGCCGTCGACACCTACGCCGAGACGCACGCGCTGCCCGTCCCCGACGCCGCCCTCCCGCCGATGGCCGTCGTCCCGACGACGCTCGCCGGCGCGGACCTCTCCTTCGGCGGCGGACTGAACGCCACGGACCCCGACATCACTCGAACGCCGATTTCCGGCGGCCTCTCCGACCCGGCGCTCACGCCGACCGCGGCGTTCTACGACCCCGAGCTGGTCGCCACCACCCCGCGGCGCGTGCTCGCGTCGTCGGCGATGAACGGCTTCGACAAGGGCGTCGAGGCCATCTACACGACGGCGCACACGCCAGTCACGGACGCCACCGCCGTCCGCGGCGTCCGCCGCCTCACCGAGACGCTCCCCGGCCTCGGCCCCGACGCGGGCGAGACCGACTACGCCGGCATTCTGGAGGGGATTCTCCTCGTCCAGTACGGCATCAAACGCCCCGACGGCTCCGGGCTCGGTCTCGTCCACGCGTTCGGCCACGGCCTCACCGCGCATTCGGCCGTCCAACAGGGGAGCGCGCACGCCATCACCGCTCCGCACGCCCTCGCGTACCTCCTCGAACAGACGGACGCCCGCCGCGACGTCCTCGCCGACGCCCTCGGCGTCGACTCGGACGGAATCGTCGACGCCGTCGCCGCCGTCCGCGATTCGCTCGGCCTCCCCACCCGCCTCCGCGACGTCGACGACGTCAGCGAATCTTCCCTCGACGCCATCGCCGAGAGCACGCACGCCGACGGCCTCCTCGACAACCTCCCCGCCGGCGTCGACCCGACGGTCGCGGACCTCCGCGGCGTCCTCGAAGACGCGTGGTGA
- a CDS encoding heavy metal translocating P-type ATPase, translated as MSDSTTARTTTLRLSVPEMDCASCAGTVESALADHGGITALSLSPTTGRVEVTFDPDRTSEADIRAAVEAAGYPVEGVVRDGEGDAGALIPDTREIWTSRRALHTWAGAAFVALGLLFEFVLSAANATLAAAVGYEVTAAGALYLAAVAVAGVPVLRNGLTSLRHADLGVDLLMSAAIVAAVALGDGYLVDAATLAVLFSVAELLEDHAMDRARDSLRELLELEPDTATVTRDGVEEERPVDEVEVGETVVVRTGEKIPLDGVVADGESAVDESPITGESVPVTKERGDEVYAGTIVDGGYLEVEVTSDASDTTLSRIIELVADADAEQTTHERFVDRFAAYYTPAIVVLAALTALVPPLVFGEPVQKWAIRGVAFLVIGCPCAFVISTPVSVVSAVTSAARNGVLVKGGRYLEAMGDVDAVAIDKTGTLTTGDLTVTDVVTGSGVARSTLVGYANAVERRSDHPIADAIVAGTEPDDEWSLTRHTVENFETLTGEGVSATVDGTPVIVGSPDLFTLPDEFADTVADLQAAGKTVVAVSAGNTVVGVIAVADTIRPNAERAVGRLRAQGVDRVVMLTGDNEGTARAVAERAGIDDYRANLLPAEKVDAVEDLRETHTVAMVGDGINDAPALAAADVGVAMGAAGTDTAIETADVALMGDDLERLPYLVRLSKQSTTVIRENIYASLGVKALLALGVPFGVVGVATAIVVGDMGMSLGVTANAMRLARITTDD; from the coding sequence ATGAGTGATTCGACGACGGCGAGGACCACGACCCTCCGGCTGTCCGTCCCGGAGATGGACTGTGCGTCCTGCGCCGGTACGGTCGAATCCGCGCTCGCGGACCACGGTGGTATCACGGCGCTCTCGCTCTCCCCGACGACCGGCCGGGTCGAGGTGACGTTCGACCCCGATCGAACCAGCGAGGCGGACATCCGCGCGGCCGTCGAGGCCGCGGGCTACCCCGTCGAGGGCGTCGTCCGCGACGGCGAGGGCGACGCCGGCGCGCTGATCCCGGACACGCGCGAAATCTGGACGAGTCGCCGCGCGCTCCACACGTGGGCGGGCGCGGCGTTCGTCGCCCTCGGCCTCCTCTTCGAGTTCGTCCTCTCAGCCGCGAACGCGACGCTCGCCGCGGCCGTCGGCTACGAGGTCACGGCCGCCGGCGCGCTCTACCTCGCGGCGGTCGCGGTCGCCGGCGTCCCCGTCCTCCGGAACGGCCTCACGTCGCTCCGGCACGCGGACCTCGGCGTCGACCTCCTGATGAGCGCCGCCATCGTCGCCGCCGTCGCGCTCGGCGACGGCTACCTCGTGGACGCCGCGACGCTCGCCGTCCTCTTCAGCGTCGCCGAACTCTTAGAGGATCACGCGATGGACCGCGCGCGGGACTCGCTTCGCGAACTCCTCGAACTCGAACCCGACACCGCGACCGTCACGCGCGACGGCGTCGAGGAAGAACGCCCGGTGGACGAAGTCGAGGTCGGCGAGACCGTCGTCGTCCGAACGGGCGAGAAGATCCCGCTCGACGGCGTCGTCGCGGACGGCGAAAGCGCCGTCGACGAGTCGCCGATCACGGGCGAGAGCGTCCCGGTCACGAAGGAGCGCGGCGACGAGGTCTACGCGGGGACCATCGTCGACGGCGGCTACCTCGAAGTCGAAGTCACCTCGGACGCGAGCGACACCACGCTCTCCCGCATCATCGAACTCGTCGCGGACGCGGACGCCGAGCAGACGACGCACGAGCGCTTCGTCGACCGGTTCGCCGCCTACTACACGCCCGCAATCGTCGTGCTCGCGGCGCTCACCGCGCTCGTCCCGCCGCTCGTCTTCGGCGAGCCCGTGCAGAAGTGGGCGATTCGCGGCGTCGCCTTCCTCGTCATCGGCTGTCCGTGCGCGTTCGTCATCTCCACGCCCGTCTCCGTCGTCTCCGCCGTCACGAGCGCCGCGCGCAACGGCGTCCTCGTGAAGGGCGGGCGCTACCTGGAGGCGATGGGCGACGTGGACGCCGTCGCCATCGACAAGACCGGGACGCTCACCACCGGCGACCTCACCGTCACGGACGTCGTCACCGGGAGCGGCGTCGCGCGGAGCACGCTCGTCGGGTACGCGAACGCCGTCGAACGCCGCAGCGACCACCCCATCGCCGACGCCATCGTCGCCGGCACCGAACCCGACGACGAGTGGAGTCTCACCCGGCACACCGTCGAGAACTTCGAGACGCTGACCGGCGAAGGCGTCTCCGCGACCGTCGACGGCACGCCCGTCATCGTCGGGTCGCCCGACCTCTTCACGCTCCCCGACGAGTTCGCCGACACCGTCGCCGACCTCCAAGCGGCGGGGAAGACGGTCGTCGCCGTCTCCGCCGGGAACACCGTCGTCGGCGTCATCGCCGTCGCCGACACCATCCGGCCGAACGCCGAGCGCGCCGTCGGCCGCCTCCGCGCGCAGGGCGTCGACCGCGTCGTCATGCTCACCGGCGACAACGAGGGCACCGCGCGCGCCGTCGCCGAACGGGCCGGCATCGACGACTACCGCGCGAACCTCCTCCCCGCCGAGAAAGTCGACGCCGTCGAGGACCTCCGCGAGACGCACACCGTCGCGATGGTCGGCGACGGCATCAACGACGCGCCCGCGCTCGCCGCCGCCGACGTCGGCGTCGCCATGGGCGCGGCCGGCACCGACACCGCCATCGAGACCGCGGACGTCGCGCTCATGGGCGACGACCTCGAACGCCTCCCCTACCTCGTCCGCCTCTCCAAGCAGTCCACGACCGTCATCCGCGAGAACATCTACGCCAGCCTGGGCGTCAAGGCCCTCCTCGCCCTCGGCGTGCCCTTCGGTGTCGTCGGCGTCGCCACCGCCATCGTCGTCGGCGACATGGGCATGAGCCTCGGCGTCACCGCGAACGCCATGCGCCTCGCCCGCATCACCACCGACGACTGA